A portion of the Acidobacteriota bacterium genome contains these proteins:
- a CDS encoding glycosyltransferase family 39 protein, translating to MLFGGRVFRPGEFAPVLVSSRPPNDGLGRLTDNAWWKLWVGLGLVAVVAHSTTLVLSPVYWLDEAQIVDWGRSLFFEPHTTWSVSWLPEGRPAANYGYLGPALQEAVFRLSGLQPWAPRLSSVLGGVAAATMLVAWLRARGLGAPASVLGGALLLVDPAFVQACRGGRVDGWAIAFALGAAWALCRVRGPGRHSTAWAGLAGALAATAPFVWPTAAVGLVAVGLEWLQLVRAPPLGRARRIRLTAAVVGAGVVTATVLGMVYAGLHGSPLDHWRVALGMQFTSGEGLAQTPVQMLTPIGESIVRSPGLWLAAGLAAMVPMGRPWVVVAILSLVLLVPTHLYVFRLVYVLPMLAAAGAMFYDCRQSLIDQGHRRLIPIAVAILLASIGWSAFAAIGGRQAVAWAERHDRDPRVVSEIAQRIGPGDHAVLLWAPAFYYPGRQLGWRMFRPFRRSEAPPDLLAQMDYAITGPIVDDTAMTAAGLVLEQEFKPATATARYGPFRLYRRASRSRDVPRIESPQR from the coding sequence ATGCTCTTCGGAGGCCGGGTCTTCAGACCCGGCGAATTCGCGCCCGTTCTGGTATCATCGCGCCCGCCGAATGATGGGCTGGGCCGGTTGACCGACAACGCGTGGTGGAAACTCTGGGTGGGCCTCGGTCTGGTCGCTGTTGTCGCGCACTCGACGACGCTGGTGTTGTCGCCGGTGTACTGGCTGGACGAAGCCCAGATCGTTGACTGGGGTCGCAGCCTCTTCTTCGAGCCCCACACGACGTGGTCGGTGAGTTGGTTGCCCGAGGGGCGACCTGCCGCCAACTACGGCTACCTTGGCCCAGCGCTTCAAGAAGCAGTGTTTCGATTGTCTGGGCTCCAGCCGTGGGCCCCAAGGCTCTCGTCGGTACTCGGCGGTGTCGCAGCGGCGACGATGCTGGTGGCATGGCTTCGGGCGCGTGGTTTGGGTGCGCCAGCCAGTGTCCTTGGCGGCGCACTGCTCCTTGTTGACCCAGCGTTTGTCCAGGCCTGTCGTGGTGGCCGCGTGGATGGGTGGGCCATCGCGTTCGCGCTGGGCGCCGCGTGGGCGCTCTGCCGCGTGCGTGGACCTGGGCGGCACTCAACCGCTTGGGCGGGTCTGGCTGGAGCGCTCGCCGCCACTGCGCCCTTTGTGTGGCCCACGGCGGCCGTCGGCCTCGTGGCCGTCGGCCTCGAATGGCTGCAATTGGTCCGCGCGCCACCGTTGGGTCGCGCCAGACGTATCAGGCTGACGGCAGCGGTCGTTGGCGCCGGCGTGGTGACAGCCACCGTCCTCGGCATGGTGTACGCAGGGCTGCACGGCAGCCCACTCGACCATTGGCGGGTTGCGCTCGGCATGCAGTTCACGTCTGGGGAAGGACTCGCACAGACGCCGGTTCAAATGCTGACACCTATCGGCGAATCGATCGTGCGAAGCCCGGGTCTCTGGCTGGCGGCCGGTCTGGCGGCCATGGTGCCGATGGGGCGCCCGTGGGTGGTGGTGGCCATCCTTTCCCTGGTTTTATTGGTCCCGACGCACTTGTACGTATTCCGCCTCGTCTACGTGCTTCCCATGCTCGCGGCGGCCGGAGCCATGTTCTACGACTGTCGCCAGTCCCTGATTGACCAAGGGCATCGTCGGCTGATCCCGATCGCAGTCGCCATTCTTCTCGCCTCGATCGGGTGGAGTGCGTTTGCCGCGATCGGGGGCCGCCAGGCGGTCGCATGGGCGGAACGGCACGATCGGGATCCGCGGGTGGTGTCTGAGATCGCCCAGCGCATCGGTCCCGGAGACCATGCCGTCCTTCTCTGGGCTCCCGCCTTCTACTATCCAGGCCGCCAGCTTGGATGGCGAATGTTCCGGCCTTTCAGACGTTCCGAGGCGCCCCCGGACCTGCTGGCGCAGATGGACTACGCCATCACCGGCCCCATCGTCGACGACACGGCGATGACCGCAGCGGGTCTGGTGCTCGAGCAGGAGTTCAAACCAGCCACTGCCACAGCCCGCTACGGACCGTTTCGGCTCTACAGGCGTGCGTCACGATCGCGTGATGTGCCTCGGATAGAATCCCCGCAGAGGTAA
- a CDS encoding PHP domain-containing protein, protein MARRQFGVFDGVWLAIGALGIAALPYVERAAAGAAPDPAFEQAIPGSALRWYKGNTHTHTLNSDGDSTPDEVARWYREHGYHFLVLTDHNFLTTVDGLNAVHGANEKFLVVKGEEVTSSFQSKSVHVNGLNVSSQVEPTRNAASIVATIQGNVDAIRKADGVPHINHPNFQWSITPEDLRQVKNNRLLEVYNGHPTVHNAGGGGVPGLEQAWDQLLSQGITLFGIAVDDAHTFKQPGNPDVAGPGRGWVAVRAARLEPRTLLDALERGDFYASTGVELADVKSSATALTVEVRPRGDFKYRVRFIGKGGQVLHESIEPTATYTFKGGEGYVRATVTDSGGRTAWVQPVFVK, encoded by the coding sequence ATGGCTCGGCGCCAATTCGGAGTATTCGACGGTGTGTGGCTCGCAATCGGCGCACTGGGTATTGCGGCCTTGCCGTACGTCGAGCGCGCGGCCGCAGGCGCCGCGCCGGATCCGGCATTTGAGCAGGCTATCCCTGGCAGCGCTCTCCGCTGGTACAAGGGCAACACGCACACCCATACCCTGAACAGTGATGGCGACAGTACGCCTGATGAAGTGGCGCGATGGTATCGGGAGCATGGCTACCATTTCCTGGTGCTGACCGATCACAACTTCCTGACGACCGTGGACGGGCTGAATGCCGTCCATGGCGCGAACGAGAAGTTCCTTGTCGTCAAAGGCGAGGAAGTCACGTCGTCGTTCCAGTCGAAGTCGGTGCACGTGAACGGCCTCAACGTCTCCTCCCAGGTTGAGCCCACCAGGAACGCGGCGTCGATCGTCGCCACCATCCAGGGCAATGTGGATGCGATCAGGAAGGCGGACGGTGTGCCTCACATCAACCATCCGAACTTCCAGTGGTCCATCACGCCCGAGGACCTTCGGCAGGTGAAGAACAATCGGCTGCTGGAGGTCTACAACGGACATCCGACGGTCCACAACGCAGGCGGCGGCGGAGTGCCCGGGCTTGAGCAGGCCTGGGACCAGTTGCTCTCGCAAGGCATCACCCTCTTTGGCATTGCGGTTGATGATGCGCATACGTTCAAGCAGCCGGGGAATCCTGACGTGGCGGGACCCGGTCGCGGTTGGGTGGCGGTGCGAGCGGCGCGATTGGAGCCGCGCACGCTGCTCGACGCCCTTGAGCGGGGCGACTTCTACGCGTCCACCGGCGTCGAACTCGCCGACGTCAAATCAAGCGCCACGGCCCTGACCGTCGAAGTGCGGCCGCGCGGGGACTTCAAATACCGCGTCCGGTTCATCGGGAAGGGCGGGCAGGTGCTGCACGAGTCGATCGAGCCCACCGCCACCTACACGTTCAAGGGCGGCGAAGGATACGTGCGCGCCACTGTGACGGACAGCGGTGGCCGCACCGCCTGGGTGCAGCCGGTGTTCGTGAAGTAA